The following are encoded together in the Pseudoalteromonas piscicida genome:
- a CDS encoding aminotransferase class I/II-fold pyridoxal phosphate-dependent enzyme, with protein sequence MDFKVFELGLFTMIGDGFESTSNAEAFLIKTIETMEVLGGECHNDFFLIRDIPTSQIEYLATLLKPYGYLPCSGFTNAVLYNQWSTFDAYLDFQNSKTRNKMRSALKLEEKFGIKVEVTKDFKHLSKEMERLWQNVNKNSKDYSREQLTADFFLQTQLNCPENSEVITLTYQGELIAFMYNLIGDDDYIMLDWGVDYNFEHYKAANLYRAASLLSIKRMIELKKARLELGITNYTPKLFLGATLEPKAFFVKHKNDPELSEALARTLTDNIHHAEKLSFTDKAGNVSEVDEQYWRDYIHQLLNGVTHTDVLYKAKQYSDNLQLKLAGLYGFYPEFYSGQYSTIKNEKNEDIILLGTNSYLGLNTDPRLIEAATTATQHYGTGCSGSPLLNGTLDLHTKLEKSLANLTNKQAALLCSTGYQTNLSALSAIADKDTLVLMDERNHRSLYDAVKLSGAQIKVYAHKDYQQLTRILQRNQNRPSLIVSDTVFSMEGTTADLNALVTIKKTFNSRLFLDESHAMGVVGVYGEGLAVASGLDNDVDLIMGTFSKSFGALGGFVSGDKKVIDYIKHHGSGHIFSASLPASICATVLASINIFKEEPHRREKLKELTQYLSQKLKHIGFNVQGSENVPIIHLILGHGTLAFAAYNILLKRGVYVNPIMPPAVPPEEAGFRISLMANHKAADIDKAIVEFTRLYQEINQ encoded by the coding sequence ATGGACTTCAAAGTATTTGAGCTTGGTTTATTTACTATGATAGGCGATGGATTTGAGTCCACCTCAAATGCTGAGGCGTTTCTTATCAAAACCATAGAAACCATGGAAGTGCTCGGAGGAGAATGTCATAACGACTTCTTTTTAATTAGAGATATTCCCACCTCACAAATAGAATACCTCGCCACATTACTCAAACCATACGGCTACTTGCCCTGCTCAGGTTTTACAAATGCCGTACTTTATAATCAATGGTCAACTTTTGATGCGTACCTTGATTTTCAAAACAGTAAAACAAGAAACAAAATGAGATCGGCTTTAAAGCTAGAAGAGAAGTTTGGCATCAAAGTTGAGGTAACCAAAGATTTCAAGCATCTAAGCAAGGAAATGGAGCGGCTGTGGCAAAACGTAAATAAAAACTCGAAAGACTATAGTAGAGAACAGCTAACCGCTGATTTTTTTCTACAGACCCAGCTAAACTGCCCAGAAAACAGTGAAGTGATCACCTTGACCTATCAAGGTGAATTAATCGCCTTTATGTATAACTTAATTGGCGATGATGACTATATCATGCTTGATTGGGGCGTTGATTATAACTTCGAACATTATAAAGCGGCTAATTTATACCGGGCAGCGTCACTACTGAGCATAAAGCGCATGATCGAGCTGAAAAAAGCACGTCTGGAACTTGGTATAACAAATTATACGCCTAAGTTATTTCTAGGCGCGACACTCGAGCCAAAAGCATTTTTTGTTAAACACAAAAATGACCCAGAGTTATCTGAAGCACTTGCAAGAACCCTCACGGATAATATTCACCACGCTGAGAAGTTAAGCTTTACAGATAAAGCGGGCAACGTGAGTGAAGTAGATGAGCAATACTGGCGTGATTATATTCATCAACTTCTTAATGGTGTTACACATACCGATGTACTTTATAAGGCTAAGCAATACAGCGACAATCTACAACTCAAGCTTGCCGGTCTTTATGGCTTTTACCCTGAGTTTTATAGTGGACAATATTCCACTATAAAGAATGAAAAAAATGAAGACATTATATTACTTGGCACTAATTCATATTTAGGTCTTAATACTGATCCTCGCTTAATTGAAGCTGCAACCACTGCGACCCAGCACTATGGAACAGGTTGTTCTGGCTCCCCCTTACTCAATGGCACGCTTGATTTACACACAAAACTAGAAAAGTCCTTAGCAAACCTGACCAATAAACAAGCCGCCTTGCTTTGTAGTACTGGCTACCAAACTAACCTAAGTGCACTCTCTGCAATAGCAGACAAAGATACTTTGGTGTTGATGGATGAGAGAAATCATCGCAGTTTATATGATGCAGTTAAACTTTCGGGGGCGCAAATCAAGGTATATGCACACAAGGACTACCAGCAGCTCACTCGAATTTTACAAAGAAATCAAAATAGGCCATCGCTTATCGTTAGCGATACCGTATTCAGTATGGAAGGCACCACAGCCGACCTTAACGCACTGGTGACAATTAAAAAAACCTTTAATAGCCGTCTTTTTCTGGACGAATCTCATGCGATGGGCGTTGTCGGCGTTTATGGCGAAGGGTTGGCGGTTGCCTCAGGGCTGGATAATGACGTCGATTTAATAATGGGGACATTTTCTAAGTCGTTTGGGGCGCTTGGAGGCTTTGTCTCTGGGGATAAAAAAGTAATTGACTACATCAAGCACCACGGAAGCGGCCATATTTTCTCTGCAAGCTTACCCGCCAGTATCTGCGCAACGGTATTAGCGAGCATTAACATATTTAAAGAAGAGCCACACCGAAGAGAAAAATTAAAAGAGTTAACACAATACCTGTCTCAAAAACTAAAACACATTGGTTTCAATGTACAAGGCAGTGAAAACGTCCCCATTATTCACCTGATCCTTGGGCATGGAACCTTGGCATTTGCCGCCTATAACATCCTGTTAAAACGCGGGGTATACGTCAATCCTATTATGCCACCAGCAGTTCCACCAGAAGAAGCTGGATTTCGTATTAGCCTGATGGCCAACCACAAAGCCGCTGATATTGACAAAGCCATCGTCGAATTTACTCGCTTATATCAAGAAATAAACCAATAA
- a CDS encoding acyl carrier protein: MMIQTLVLTVLEQKYTKNKVHTQSRLVEDLGLDSLKIMQLLSDLEDSFDLSLPDVDFQSINTVEKLSLFIERESSVCA, encoded by the coding sequence ATGATGATACAGACATTAGTTTTAACTGTTCTTGAACAAAAATATACAAAAAACAAAGTACACACACAAAGCAGATTAGTTGAGGATTTGGGGCTGGATTCATTGAAGATAATGCAGCTACTTTCCGACCTTGAAGATTCATTTGACCTGTCACTTCCTGATGTCGACTTTCAGTCTATTAACACTGTCGAGAAGTTGTCTTTATTTATTGAGAGGGAGTCATCCGTATGCGCTTAA
- a CDS encoding AMP-binding protein has protein sequence MRLSYQLASSTPTRDVFLAALNEKQAGIYFYQSDLKTKEFLTYFEIAQQARTFIPMLSALGIKQKTRVLLCAENTKEFVIAWFALLQIGAVPVPMPPSATLAGDNQFAARVEPMLAHHEHFICRQGDVDKLATANITFINIAGFSNCLESDSSPITLPSFADSDEAFIQYTSGSTSAPKGIVINYRNIVENTAALASATQTDKQPTFLTWLPLYHDYGLICNFMLCLLQGYDLIITLPMAFIKRPIKFLQLVGEHQATSMCMPNFALEHIHKAVVQKQAALDLDLCSVQWWSIGAEPISVQAMENLYEVLSPYGLAATALSPSYGLAEATVGVSVSRPNTPYETALLNQRKVILNGQPINGLEIEIRNKDKQGFGELWLRGDSIAKHAYVDGKKLSITDPKGYVFTKDIAAIISNQVVISGRQDEMICLRGENIFPYDIEALVRQLTELPIRRVACFFVPTNNNVKTVLMYESKEKHVHLHEQLHQQIFAHIAAHSTLKVDEMIAVPTKAVPVTTSGKIQRTKARNQYIQTGYKDIAVLRTTRASA, from the coding sequence ATGCGCTTAAGTTATCAGCTCGCAAGTTCGACCCCAACACGTGACGTTTTCCTTGCAGCCCTAAATGAAAAACAAGCTGGGATCTATTTTTATCAAAGTGACTTAAAAACCAAAGAATTTTTGACTTACTTTGAAATTGCGCAACAAGCTAGAACATTCATTCCGATGTTAAGCGCATTAGGCATAAAACAAAAAACGCGGGTGTTACTCTGTGCGGAAAATACCAAAGAGTTTGTTATTGCTTGGTTTGCGCTATTACAAATAGGCGCGGTACCGGTGCCAATGCCACCGTCAGCAACTCTCGCAGGTGATAATCAGTTTGCAGCTCGGGTAGAGCCTATGCTGGCTCATCATGAGCACTTTATTTGTCGCCAAGGAGACGTTGATAAATTAGCAACAGCAAACATCACATTTATTAATATTGCTGGATTTTCAAACTGTCTAGAGAGCGATAGTTCACCGATTACATTACCTTCTTTTGCTGACAGTGATGAAGCATTTATACAATACACTTCTGGCTCCACATCGGCGCCAAAAGGCATAGTGATCAACTATCGAAATATTGTCGAAAATACAGCAGCATTAGCCAGTGCGACTCAGACTGACAAGCAGCCAACCTTTCTAACTTGGCTGCCGCTGTACCATGACTACGGGTTAATTTGTAATTTCATGCTGTGTTTATTACAAGGTTATGATCTTATCATTACCTTGCCCATGGCTTTTATAAAGCGTCCAATTAAGTTTTTACAGCTGGTAGGTGAACACCAAGCAACGTCGATGTGTATGCCGAACTTTGCCTTAGAACATATACATAAAGCGGTAGTGCAAAAACAAGCAGCGCTGGATTTAGATCTTTGTTCAGTGCAATGGTGGTCAATTGGTGCCGAGCCCATTTCTGTGCAAGCAATGGAAAACTTGTACGAAGTGTTATCTCCTTACGGCTTAGCCGCTACGGCACTATCGCCATCTTATGGACTTGCTGAAGCAACGGTAGGCGTGAGTGTCTCGCGTCCCAATACACCATATGAAACCGCATTGCTTAATCAAAGAAAAGTCATACTCAACGGACAACCTATTAATGGCCTAGAAATAGAAATCAGAAATAAAGATAAGCAGGGTTTTGGGGAGCTGTGGCTACGTGGAGATAGCATAGCAAAACATGCCTATGTTGATGGAAAGAAACTCTCAATCACCGATCCCAAAGGTTATGTGTTTACAAAAGATATTGCCGCTATTATTTCAAATCAGGTAGTCATCTCAGGCCGTCAAGATGAAATGATATGCCTACGCGGAGAAAATATATTTCCCTATGACATCGAAGCGCTTGTACGACAACTTACTGAACTTCCAATTCGCCGTGTAGCATGCTTTTTTGTACCGACGAACAACAACGTAAAAACGGTCTTGATGTATGAGTCAAAAGAAAAGCATGTCCACCTACATGAGCAACTTCATCAACAAATATTTGCCCATATCGCTGCACATAGCACATTAAAAGTAGATGAAATGATAGCGGTTCCGACCAAAGCGGTTCCTGTTACAACTTCTGGCAAAATTCAAAGAACGAAAGCCAGAAATCAGTATATTCAAACCGGATATAAAGATATTGCAGTGTTAAGAACAACGAGGGCAAGCGCATGA
- a CDS encoding gluconate 2-dehydrogenase subunit 3 family protein gives MNLTQKHISVIEALCVGVIPTSDTVGAKELPVAEMIALVYEYWPEFKKSSFRESLDAVDQFCFQLFNIHCASVSQAQALMLVNEISWKEEFSSFWVPFRVMCVLNYYGHPEGAASINMPGPSIDTGGYTSQGERNGI, from the coding sequence ATGAACCTGACTCAAAAACATATTTCAGTCATTGAGGCACTTTGTGTCGGTGTGATCCCTACATCCGATACTGTTGGGGCGAAAGAGTTACCAGTCGCTGAGATGATAGCCTTAGTTTACGAATATTGGCCAGAGTTTAAAAAATCAAGCTTTAGAGAATCACTTGATGCCGTAGACCAATTTTGTTTTCAACTATTCAATATTCATTGCGCTAGCGTCTCTCAAGCACAAGCATTGATGTTGGTGAATGAGATCAGCTGGAAAGAAGAATTTTCCAGCTTTTGGGTGCCGTTTCGCGTGATGTGTGTACTTAATTATTATGGCCATCCCGAGGGGGCTGCTTCAATAAACATGCCTGGCCCTTCGATTGATACCGGTGGATATACGTCACAAGGAGAGCGAAATGGAATTTGA